A genomic segment from Bdellovibrio sp. ArHS encodes:
- the coaD gene encoding pantetheine-phosphate adenylyltransferase, with translation MSKIAVYPGSFDPITMGHVDIINRIAAVYDQVIVLVAQSSQKSSMFTAEERKDLIEKSLSHAKNVKVDIFGGLTVDYMKKAKAQIIVRGLRAVVDFEYEMTMANMNKKLAPEIETLLVFASPEYYYISSRGVKEVAANGGALKGLVPDVVIEALEKKIRK, from the coding sequence ATGAGTAAGATTGCAGTTTACCCAGGAAGTTTTGATCCGATTACGATGGGCCACGTGGATATTATCAATCGTATTGCGGCCGTCTACGATCAGGTGATTGTCTTGGTAGCGCAGTCCTCACAAAAATCTTCTATGTTCACCGCAGAAGAACGTAAAGACCTGATTGAAAAATCTTTGTCTCATGCGAAGAATGTGAAGGTCGATATTTTCGGCGGTTTGACGGTCGACTACATGAAAAAAGCCAAAGCTCAGATTATTGTGCGGGGTCTTCGCGCCGTGGTGGATTTTGAGTATGAGATGACCATGGCAAACATGAATAAAAAGCTGGCTCCGGAAATCGAGACCCTGTTGGTGTTCGCTAGCCCTGAGTACTATTACATCTCTTCTCGGGGAGTGAAAGAGGTTGCCGCCAATGGCGGTGCCTTGAAAGGCCTGGTGCCGGACGTGGTGATTGAGGCCTTAGAGAAAAAAATTAGAAAATAA
- a CDS encoding pyridoxal phosphate-dependent aminotransferase, giving the protein MLQLSKRAQNLKTSPTLFLVAKARELASLGHDVISLTVGEPDWPTFKAPSEAGIEAIQKGITKYTPANGTLELRKAICEKMKSELGFEYSPKEITVASGAKYIIFAALQMLCSPGDEVIVATPYWVSYPTMIELADGVPHIVECGEMENFKITPEKLEQAINLKTRAFLFCSPSNPTGLSYTADELKALAEVLRKHPQVAIISDDIYNRLVFDGSKVAPHILSVAPDLRERTVLVNGGSKAYSMTGWRIGWAAGPEKLITAMADYQSQSTGSPSSISQHALLAGLRTSESDIHGVVEKLISRKVAGMKELQAVEQFKVAEPQGAFYFWVDIRNCLGKTYQDRVVRTSKDFCDILLEKFFVATVPGAECGTEGFMRLSFAVSEDTMKRAVGRMKDFVGQLV; this is encoded by the coding sequence TTGCTTCAACTATCTAAAAGAGCACAAAACTTAAAGACGTCTCCTACTTTATTCCTGGTTGCCAAGGCCAGAGAACTAGCTTCGCTAGGCCATGATGTGATTTCCCTGACGGTAGGAGAGCCCGATTGGCCCACTTTCAAAGCCCCCTCTGAGGCGGGTATTGAAGCTATTCAAAAAGGTATAACAAAGTACACTCCTGCCAATGGCACTCTTGAACTGCGTAAAGCCATTTGCGAAAAAATGAAAAGCGAACTTGGATTTGAGTATTCGCCTAAAGAAATCACAGTGGCTTCCGGCGCGAAGTATATCATCTTCGCGGCTTTGCAGATGCTTTGTTCCCCCGGAGATGAAGTCATTGTCGCGACTCCTTACTGGGTCAGTTATCCGACGATGATTGAATTGGCTGACGGCGTTCCTCATATCGTGGAATGCGGCGAGATGGAGAATTTCAAAATCACGCCTGAAAAACTGGAACAAGCCATCAACCTTAAGACGCGGGCTTTTTTATTCTGCTCTCCCAGCAATCCGACAGGATTGTCCTATACGGCTGACGAATTGAAAGCTTTGGCGGAGGTTTTGCGCAAGCATCCTCAAGTCGCTATTATCTCGGATGATATTTACAACCGTCTGGTTTTCGACGGCAGCAAAGTGGCGCCACATATTCTTTCAGTCGCTCCCGATCTGCGCGAACGCACTGTTTTAGTCAACGGTGGTTCGAAAGCCTACTCGATGACAGGATGGCGGATTGGTTGGGCGGCAGGACCTGAAAAGCTGATTACGGCCATGGCCGATTATCAAAGTCAGTCAACGGGGTCACCGTCGAGTATCTCACAACACGCGCTTTTGGCGGGATTGCGTACTAGTGAATCTGACATTCATGGGGTTGTTGAAAAATTGATCTCTCGGAAAGTCGCTGGCATGAAAGAGCTTCAGGCAGTGGAACAATTCAAAGTTGCTGAGCCTCAAGGTGCATTCTATTTCTGGGTCGACATCCGTAATTGTCTTGGCAAAACCTATCAGGATCGGGTGGTCAGAACCTCTAAAGATTTTTGTGATATCTTGTTGGAAAAGTTTTTCGTGGCGACGGTGCCGGGTGCCGAGTGCGGCACAGAAGGTTTTATGCGCTTAAGTTTTGCGGTGTCTGAAGACACGATGAAGCGCGCTGTCGGTAGAATGAAAGATTTTGTCGGTCAGTTGGTCTAA
- a CDS encoding DUF2802 domain-containing protein, with the protein MSFWFLLQVLVNLILLAGVVGLWVRLNRPPKDDPRLSKGLQLLQSKIAVLEDLSDRTETQVNQLTALLEQKVKDIQTKIQASDKQLAKIEQSMQKSLEVAKIFQDRIPHNEILERKNTIKYVKAARLAHQGHSIDDIAAQVPELSRGEIEFIANVNRDQLMFCEDSLPEWAQGEVEDETSSSLSDVDNMSFMNPLQRDSAHDMSNVFEVPKSDNEALKKLGEAFKAACVEVAEKETAAQQTANNVSALFNVTQNIAQTFLSEKRTPVAPTAASKPQAVVTPAPAPTATTGGKKDNVIRPVEFRRLDMTKDLG; encoded by the coding sequence GTGAGTTTCTGGTTCTTACTACAAGTACTTGTGAATTTGATTCTATTAGCAGGTGTTGTTGGTTTGTGGGTGCGTTTAAATCGTCCTCCTAAAGATGATCCCCGACTCAGCAAGGGTTTGCAGTTATTACAAAGCAAAATCGCGGTTTTAGAAGATCTTTCGGACCGCACCGAAACGCAAGTGAATCAGTTGACGGCTTTGCTCGAACAAAAAGTCAAAGACATCCAAACCAAGATTCAGGCGTCTGACAAACAACTGGCAAAGATTGAACAAAGCATGCAGAAGAGTCTGGAAGTCGCGAAGATTTTCCAAGACCGTATACCTCATAATGAAATCCTTGAACGCAAAAACACCATTAAATACGTCAAAGCGGCACGCTTGGCGCATCAGGGGCACAGCATCGACGATATTGCCGCACAAGTTCCCGAGTTGTCTCGCGGGGAAATAGAATTCATTGCTAACGTAAATCGCGATCAACTGATGTTCTGCGAAGACAGTCTTCCTGAATGGGCGCAAGGCGAGGTTGAAGACGAAACGAGCTCTAGCCTGAGCGACGTTGACAATATGTCCTTCATGAATCCCCTGCAAAGAGATTCAGCTCACGATATGAGCAATGTCTTTGAGGTTCCCAAGTCCGACAATGAAGCCTTGAAAAAACTGGGCGAAGCTTTTAAGGCCGCTTGTGTTGAAGTGGCAGAAAAAGAAACAGCGGCTCAGCAAACTGCGAACAATGTTTCGGCTTTATTCAATGTTACTCAGAATATTGCGCAAACTTTCTTAAGCGAGAAGCGAACACCGGTCGCACCGACAGCGGCCTCGAAACCGCAAGCAGTGGTCACGCCAGCGCCGGCCCCAACCGCAACAACCGGAGGAAAAAAAGACAATGTTATTCGCCCGGTAGAGTTTCGTCGCCTGGATATGACGAAAGATTTGGGCTAG
- a CDS encoding SRPBCC domain-containing protein, which translates to MVTKIEKTIALKAPREEIWRALTKKNELSQWWNEGVILQPDIGGIFQEPWVDSEGQKHLASGRVVYSRENHDIVFTWHEHEWRPEWETECMLKIEDKGEERTVTLQHYGWEHFPDMQREALQKEFDVVWDIHLKELKKYIEAGPH; encoded by the coding sequence ATGGTCACGAAGATTGAAAAGACAATCGCCCTTAAAGCTCCCCGCGAAGAAATCTGGCGAGCCCTTACCAAGAAGAATGAACTCTCTCAGTGGTGGAACGAAGGCGTGATTCTTCAGCCTGATATCGGCGGGATTTTTCAGGAACCTTGGGTTGATAGCGAAGGACAGAAACATTTGGCCTCGGGCCGAGTCGTTTATTCCCGGGAAAATCATGACATTGTTTTTACCTGGCACGAACACGAATGGCGTCCCGAATGGGAAACCGAGTGTATGCTGAAGATCGAAGACAAAGGTGAAGAACGCACGGTCACTCTTCAACACTATGGCTGGGAACATTTTCCCGACATGCAGCGCGAAGCTTTGCAAAAAGAGTTCGATGTGGTTTGGGACATTCACCTGAAAGAGTTGAAAAAATATATTGAGGCAGGGCCGCATTAA
- a CDS encoding PD40 domain-containing protein, which produces MYRQHVLLLLLSIISLFSPLSRAQLEVPPDIQWKTLKTPHFEVIFNAKQQDLGLLYAEKLEKAYAELRSYFHSLPEKTIVIINDKTDVTNGYATRIPYPHIMAYPVLPGPEESLADTGDWAFELLAHEYTHILNFEPANGIMKPLRFVFGNIIAPNILLPTWWKEGVAVEMETRLGNHGRLRSFYQDATIRAMVEDQTFHSYDIAEVNEVIPTWPEGMRPYLFGSLMWSQMFSEKGLHIAKDLNERQGGRVPYFIETPAKEILGMNYTAQYNDMLNEVAVRAQNQLKTIREVKVTNVIIPKNTFISVTAPSISPDGKHLAVVTEDDANSRAIKIITRETAAQSFLDAKSADTVEKFNQDFTPSAQQDGPPTGSIQRISWFPNSAKIVYDKIDYVNRIERYSDLHTYDLNTKKAERLTTHLRGREPAVSPDGKAIVFVKLEGGKTHLGVLREQDGSWTEQTVYSPDFQQRISYPLFWNEDVLLFSLRKVDGSEHLYSHSLSTQKTDVLFPQYKNVRFAKKTPEGLLFTSGNSGVLNLYLADPSLKTARPITNTLTAFFTADYDPLSKDLFATHMTSQGPKVVAIPASEWQNTPSQIPEVNGLMADRYPPIAPNEKSLEEARAALSQSSLQDYSPYGYLWPQYWMPFVSGSSSETGIILTAQTSGFDPLKKHSYTLIGSWDTGLNRGSLLGTYLNQTTALPWTTLAYKRSSYLGTVTNELNDYGLAAALLPSMFWISKYTNLQIGWQYLERETTTTETKRTGPYVMLSHANYSKAGAQISPETGGGAYLGAYDYLEQEGYLSHSQFLAGGEVYLSRYLPKHHALMLRTNAAYTPEKVSAIYGVSTEPLVFIPDSPLPQYILRGYKRGQLFGKNMWVVNAEYRLPVLDFYRGSGTDPLFLRRLSAAIIADGAAADGLFVNDIRSIYESVDMKRWFWSSGLELKLETTLGYVIPVSLVVGYYMAFNTPSGPEGVIGSALQITGF; this is translated from the coding sequence ATGTACCGACAACATGTTTTACTTCTACTGCTCTCGATCATTTCGCTTTTTTCGCCTCTTTCAAGAGCACAACTTGAAGTTCCACCGGATATTCAGTGGAAAACTTTGAAGACACCTCATTTTGAAGTGATCTTTAATGCCAAGCAGCAGGACCTTGGTCTTCTTTATGCTGAAAAGCTTGAGAAGGCCTACGCCGAACTTCGCTCTTACTTTCACTCGCTGCCCGAAAAAACCATCGTCATTATAAACGACAAAACGGATGTCACAAATGGATATGCCACTCGCATTCCTTATCCTCACATTATGGCCTATCCAGTCTTACCCGGTCCGGAAGAGAGCCTTGCTGACACGGGCGACTGGGCTTTTGAACTTCTTGCCCACGAATACACTCACATTCTGAATTTTGAACCCGCCAACGGAATCATGAAGCCTTTGCGTTTTGTCTTCGGAAACATCATCGCCCCGAACATTCTTTTGCCCACATGGTGGAAAGAAGGCGTCGCTGTCGAAATGGAAACCCGCCTCGGCAACCACGGGCGTCTGCGGTCTTTCTATCAAGATGCGACAATTCGCGCGATGGTGGAAGATCAAACCTTTCATTCTTACGATATCGCGGAAGTGAACGAGGTCATTCCCACCTGGCCAGAGGGCATGCGTCCTTATCTTTTTGGCTCGCTGATGTGGAGTCAGATGTTTTCCGAAAAGGGCCTGCACATTGCAAAAGATTTGAACGAAAGACAGGGCGGCCGTGTCCCGTATTTTATTGAGACCCCCGCGAAGGAAATTTTGGGCATGAATTACACCGCCCAGTACAACGACATGCTGAACGAAGTCGCCGTGCGCGCGCAAAATCAGTTGAAAACGATCCGCGAAGTTAAAGTCACCAACGTCATCATTCCCAAAAATACTTTCATCTCGGTCACCGCTCCCAGCATTTCCCCCGATGGAAAACACTTGGCCGTGGTCACGGAAGACGACGCCAATTCGCGCGCCATTAAAATCATCACCCGTGAAACCGCCGCACAAAGTTTCCTGGATGCCAAAAGCGCCGACACCGTCGAAAAGTTCAATCAGGATTTCACTCCGTCCGCGCAGCAGGATGGACCGCCCACTGGCAGCATCCAGCGCATCAGTTGGTTCCCGAACTCCGCAAAAATTGTTTACGATAAAATTGACTATGTGAACCGCATTGAACGCTATTCCGATTTGCACACCTATGATCTGAACACCAAAAAGGCAGAACGCCTGACCACGCATCTGCGCGGTCGCGAGCCTGCGGTTTCGCCCGACGGAAAGGCCATTGTCTTTGTAAAACTGGAGGGCGGGAAAACTCATCTGGGTGTTTTGCGAGAACAGGATGGCTCCTGGACAGAGCAGACGGTCTATTCCCCCGATTTTCAGCAAAGAATTTCCTATCCACTGTTTTGGAATGAAGACGTCCTGCTTTTTTCTTTGCGCAAAGTCGATGGCTCTGAACACCTTTACAGCCACTCCCTTTCGACGCAAAAGACGGACGTTCTTTTTCCACAATACAAAAATGTGCGCTTCGCCAAGAAGACCCCGGAAGGCCTTTTATTCACCTCGGGAAATAGCGGAGTTTTAAATCTTTATTTGGCAGATCCTAGCTTAAAAACCGCGCGCCCTATCACCAACACCCTGACGGCTTTCTTCACCGCCGACTACGATCCGCTTAGCAAAGATCTTTTTGCCACACACATGACCTCACAAGGTCCCAAGGTCGTGGCGATTCCCGCTAGCGAATGGCAGAACACGCCCTCGCAAATTCCGGAAGTCAACGGTCTGATGGCCGATCGTTATCCTCCGATTGCGCCGAATGAAAAAAGTCTGGAAGAAGCGCGGGCCGCCCTAAGCCAGTCTTCGTTACAGGACTACTCGCCGTATGGCTACCTGTGGCCTCAGTACTGGATGCCATTCGTTTCGGGTTCTTCCAGCGAAACTGGCATCATTCTAACTGCGCAAACCTCGGGATTTGATCCATTAAAAAAGCACAGTTACACCCTAATCGGATCGTGGGATACGGGGCTGAACCGCGGAAGTCTTCTCGGAACTTATTTAAATCAGACAACGGCTCTGCCCTGGACGACGTTAGCCTACAAGCGCAGTTCTTATCTGGGCACCGTTACAAACGAACTGAATGACTACGGTCTGGCGGCGGCTCTTCTGCCAAGCATGTTCTGGATTTCGAAATACACCAATCTGCAAATTGGCTGGCAATACTTAGAGCGCGAGACCACCACGACAGAGACCAAACGCACAGGCCCCTACGTGATGCTCAGTCACGCCAATTACTCCAAAGCCGGAGCACAGATTTCTCCTGAAACCGGAGGTGGTGCTTATCTGGGGGCCTATGATTACCTAGAACAAGAAGGCTACCTTAGCCATTCGCAATTTTTAGCAGGCGGAGAAGTTTATCTGTCTCGATATCTGCCCAAACATCATGCACTGATGTTAAGAACCAATGCGGCCTACACTCCTGAGAAAGTCTCCGCCATCTATGGTGTTTCCACCGAACCGTTGGTGTTTATCCCTGACAGTCCTTTACCTCAGTATATTTTGCGCGGTTATAAACGTGGACAGCTCTTCGGTAAAAACATGTGGGTCGTAAACGCCGAGTATCGTTTGCCGGTGCTTGATTTTTATCGGGGCTCGGGCACAGATCCTCTGTTCCTGCGTCGTCTTTCCGCAGCCATTATCGCTGATGGCGCCGCCGCGGATGGTCTGTTCGTGAACGACATCAGATCCATTTATGAATCCGTGGACATGAAACGCTGGTTTTGGAGCTCGGGCTTAGAACTGAAACTTGAAACTACTTTGGGTTATGTCATCCCCGTCAGCCTGGTGGTCGGTTACTATATGGCCTTCAACACGCCTTCGGGTCCTGAAGGCGTCATTGGCAGTGCTTTACAAATCACGGGTTTTTAA
- the pal gene encoding peptidoglycan-associated lipoprotein Pal, which yields MFRKLALGLVACALVAGCKGKQTQSDQSIETLPAGGQSTAIDSTPLSYDPMGSDSGKIAGLETVHFGYDKSSLDASAKKVIASNVEWMKSNAGVKVQIEGHCDSRGTIEYNVALGERRANAVKAYMISLGIPGDRLSVISYGKEKPLDMGDTEAAWAKNRRANFVPAQ from the coding sequence ATGTTTCGTAAATTAGCTCTTGGTCTTGTTGCCTGCGCTTTGGTTGCTGGTTGTAAAGGTAAACAAACTCAATCGGATCAATCCATTGAAACTCTACCCGCAGGTGGCCAGTCAACGGCTATCGATTCTACACCATTGAGTTATGATCCAATGGGTTCTGACTCTGGCAAAATCGCAGGTCTTGAAACAGTTCATTTCGGCTACGATAAGTCCAGCTTGGATGCATCTGCAAAAAAAGTGATCGCATCTAACGTTGAGTGGATGAAATCTAATGCGGGCGTGAAAGTTCAAATCGAAGGTCACTGTGACAGCCGTGGTACAATCGAGTACAATGTGGCTTTGGGTGAAAGACGCGCTAACGCTGTCAAAGCTTATATGATAAGCTTGGGTATCCCTGGTGACCGTTTGAGCGTTATCAGCTACGGCAAAGAAAAGCCATTGGATATGGGTGATACTGAAGCAGCTTGGGCAAAAAATCGCCGCGCGAACTTTGTTCCTGCTCAGTAA
- a CDS encoding DUF4398 domain-containing protein, which translates to MRLQRLFIGVLLLTVIVSCQTVPAPIEDYSLARAALDAARSVQAARHSPGYWHQAEEAYRKGRIYFEDRDYSKAKEQFVRARVSAEKAENSARLIRQRTGDVL; encoded by the coding sequence GTGAGACTACAGAGACTTTTCATCGGAGTTCTACTTTTAACGGTGATTGTCAGCTGTCAAACAGTCCCTGCACCCATTGAGGATTATTCCCTCGCACGAGCTGCATTAGATGCGGCTCGTTCTGTTCAAGCGGCCCGCCATTCTCCGGGTTATTGGCATCAAGCTGAAGAAGCTTATCGCAAAGGCCGTATCTATTTTGAAGATCGAGATTATTCGAAAGCTAAAGAACAGTTTGTGCGCGCTCGGGTTTCCGCCGAAAAAGCAGAAAACTCCGCACGATTGATTCGTCAAAGAACAGGAGATGTTCTATGA
- a CDS encoding tetratricopeptide repeat protein yields MKKVLMALVVTPLFLTGCLKTRNEVRETEQRQVMQQQVTTLQRSNADVASRFADIEEQMRSLNGRVDVVENRVGQNNSGIENAMKNTQQQNQDLNQKVILLQEALTKMEKDIFTLNAEIQSLKADRLAGQAEKVAKQSRKNVYEVGEEFFNKKDWKQAILNYQKYRDDNPKGSKFAEATYKIGVSFQELGMKEEAKTFYDEVVSKFPKSDEARRSKTRLKGLKK; encoded by the coding sequence ATGAAAAAAGTCCTGATGGCTCTTGTTGTTACGCCTCTTTTTCTGACAGGGTGTTTGAAGACGCGCAATGAAGTGCGTGAAACCGAACAGCGCCAGGTCATGCAACAGCAGGTAACCACCTTGCAAAGAAGCAATGCCGATGTCGCCAGCCGTTTTGCCGATATCGAAGAACAAATGCGCAGCCTGAATGGTCGGGTTGATGTCGTTGAGAACCGTGTTGGCCAGAACAATTCCGGCATCGAAAATGCCATGAAAAATACTCAGCAACAGAATCAGGATCTAAATCAAAAAGTGATTCTTCTGCAAGAGGCCCTCACGAAAATGGAGAAAGACATTTTCACTTTGAATGCTGAGATTCAGTCTTTGAAGGCGGATCGCCTGGCCGGTCAGGCTGAAAAAGTGGCGAAACAATCCAGGAAAAATGTTTACGAAGTGGGCGAAGAGTTCTTTAACAAGAAGGACTGGAAACAAGCCATTTTGAATTATCAAAAATACCGCGATGACAATCCGAAAGGATCTAAATTTGCAGAGGCCACTTATAAAATCGGTGTGTCTTTTCAAGAGTTGGGTATGAAAGAAGAAGCGAAGACTTTCTACGACGAAGTCGTCAGCAAGTTTCCAAAGTCGGACGAGGCTCGTCGTTCGAAAACTCGCTTGAAGGGTTTAAAAAAGTAA
- the tsaD gene encoding tRNA (adenosine(37)-N6)-threonylcarbamoyltransferase complex transferase subunit TsaD, with protein sequence MIERVLAIETSCDDTSVAIVDRTGWVHSVVAASQDLEHEIYGGIVPEIAARNHSIALIPLIEEAFKKAGMSWKDVQGIAVTNRPGLIGALIVGLVTAKSLAQAKNLPFLGVNHLEGHLLAPFLRDAHYAPPEDFGYPYVGLAISGGHTSLYQIKGLGDYRVLGATKDDAAGECFDKFAKMAGLGFPGGVRIDQMAKTGNPHAFEFPRSMIHDDTFDMSFSGLKSSGQRMLEQLGPELVQEQLPDLCASFQEAIVDVLIAKLDRAAKIFRSQRVILTGGVSANSRLRARAEEWAAKKGLTLVVPPIRYCTDNAAMIGYAGVLRMNAGEFSSIDLGPSPQVLTTDFR encoded by the coding sequence GTGATTGAACGTGTATTAGCCATAGAAACCAGTTGTGATGATACCTCGGTGGCGATTGTAGATCGCACGGGGTGGGTTCATTCCGTGGTTGCCGCTTCTCAGGATTTAGAGCACGAAATTTATGGCGGTATTGTTCCGGAAATTGCCGCCCGCAATCACTCCATCGCCTTGATCCCATTAATTGAAGAAGCCTTTAAAAAAGCCGGCATGTCCTGGAAAGATGTGCAGGGCATTGCCGTCACGAATCGTCCCGGTTTGATTGGCGCTTTGATTGTGGGACTGGTCACTGCGAAATCTTTGGCCCAGGCGAAGAATTTGCCTTTTTTAGGCGTGAATCATCTGGAAGGACACCTTCTGGCGCCCTTTTTGCGAGACGCTCATTATGCGCCACCAGAAGATTTCGGTTATCCTTATGTGGGCCTTGCTATTAGTGGGGGGCACACCAGTCTTTATCAGATAAAGGGTTTGGGGGACTATCGTGTGTTGGGCGCAACCAAAGATGATGCCGCTGGCGAGTGCTTTGACAAGTTCGCCAAGATGGCCGGTTTGGGATTCCCCGGAGGCGTGCGCATTGATCAGATGGCGAAGACCGGCAATCCCCATGCCTTTGAATTTCCCCGCAGCATGATTCACGACGATACATTTGATATGAGTTTTTCCGGATTGAAGTCCTCGGGCCAACGCATGCTGGAACAATTAGGGCCCGAACTGGTGCAAGAACAATTGCCCGACTTGTGTGCCTCTTTTCAAGAAGCCATTGTCGACGTCCTGATTGCCAAACTTGATCGCGCGGCAAAGATTTTTAGATCTCAACGGGTGATTCTAACAGGTGGCGTGAGTGCCAACTCCCGCCTGCGTGCCCGTGCGGAAGAATGGGCGGCAAAAAAAGGTTTAACTTTGGTTGTGCCGCCGATTCGCTATTGCACCGACAATGCTGCGATGATCGGTTATGCGGGCGTTTTACGCATGAATGCCGGAGAATTTTCAAGTATTGACCTGGGGCCATCGCCTCAAGTTTTGACAACGGATTTTAGATGA
- the rsmA gene encoding 16S rRNA (adenine(1518)-N(6)/adenine(1519)-N(6))-dimethyltransferase RsmA, which translates to MSQSRERLEQTLQELGILAKRSLGQNFLVSDVVIERIINQVKEFQPEELIEVGPGPGALTYFLRQMNIPLTLIELDRVIADYWRNQGQTVLEEDALKLDWSRFYSHKKIVFVSNLPYQISSSIVIERSLEEKGVEHMVLMFQKEVAQRIRAIAKSEHYGLLSVIAQVFWKTEMVTEAGPRDFSPPPRVASRVLCFSRLPSDVKNRQAFLSFVKAAFAQRRKLLKKNLSGLLSQKKLTEEQLVGWITAMGFTETARAEELSPAQFVTLYKHFGFEA; encoded by the coding sequence ATGAGTCAATCACGCGAACGATTAGAGCAGACGTTGCAAGAATTAGGTATTCTTGCCAAAAGATCCTTGGGTCAGAACTTTTTAGTCAGTGATGTCGTCATCGAACGCATTATCAATCAGGTTAAAGAATTTCAGCCCGAAGAACTGATCGAAGTCGGACCTGGACCAGGGGCCTTGACCTATTTCCTGCGACAGATGAATATCCCTTTAACATTGATCGAGTTGGACCGTGTGATCGCAGACTATTGGCGCAACCAGGGCCAAACTGTTCTTGAAGAAGATGCTTTGAAGCTGGATTGGTCACGCTTTTATTCGCATAAAAAAATCGTTTTCGTCAGCAATCTTCCTTACCAGATTTCCTCTAGTATCGTCATTGAGCGCTCGCTGGAAGAAAAAGGTGTGGAGCACATGGTTTTGATGTTTCAAAAGGAAGTGGCGCAAAGAATTCGCGCAATAGCGAAGTCTGAGCATTACGGACTTTTAAGTGTGATCGCGCAGGTCTTCTGGAAAACCGAAATGGTGACAGAGGCGGGACCGCGCGATTTTTCTCCGCCACCAAGGGTTGCTAGCCGGGTGCTTTGTTTTTCGCGTTTGCCAAGTGACGTGAAAAATCGCCAGGCGTTCTTAAGTTTCGTCAAAGCCGCCTTTGCCCAGCGCCGGAAGCTTTTAAAGAAAAATTTGTCTGGTCTTTTAAGTCAAAAGAAGCTAACTGAAGAGCAACTGGTGGGCTGGATCACCGCGATGGGTTTCACTGAAACGGCCCGCGCGGAAGAGCTTAGCCCCGCGCAGTTCGTAACGCTGTACAAGCACTTTGGATTTGAAGCATGA
- the smpB gene encoding SsrA-binding protein SmpB, producing MSILIIQENKKARFDYTIVETYEAGLQLMGSEVKSLRNKDVQLKDSYISFRGDEAFLQNAHIAEYKASSYNNHAPERLRKLLLNRKELDEIFGALKEKGYSCVPLKIYFKNGRAKLEIALVKGKKTHDKREAIKKRDVSDQIRSSLRRNR from the coding sequence ATGAGCATTTTGATTATCCAGGAAAACAAAAAAGCCCGGTTTGATTACACGATCGTAGAAACCTACGAGGCGGGTTTACAGCTTATGGGCAGCGAGGTGAAGTCCCTGCGCAATAAAGATGTTCAGCTTAAGGACTCGTACATTTCATTCCGCGGTGACGAGGCTTTCTTGCAGAATGCACACATTGCCGAATACAAGGCCTCCAGTTATAACAATCACGCGCCAGAACGCCTGCGTAAACTTCTTTTGAATCGCAAAGAGCTGGACGAGATTTTTGGAGCTCTTAAAGAAAAAGGTTATTCTTGTGTGCCGCTTAAAATTTATTTTAAAAACGGCCGCGCGAAACTGGAAATTGCCCTGGTGAAGGGTAAAAAGACTCACGACAAGCGTGAGGCGATTAAGAAACGCGACGTTTCTGATCAAATTCGGTCAAGTCTAAGACGGAATCGTTAG